A portion of the Faecalibacterium sp. I3-3-89 genome contains these proteins:
- a CDS encoding NAD(+) diphosphatase, producing MIQKHCVECGTALIEKELEEEGIVPYCPKCQQYRFPMYNVAVSMIVVDEETGKILLIQQYGKPSYILVAGYVNRGEAEEHAVVREVREETGLEVEHLRFNRTKFFEPSNTLMCNFTAFVRTAKALHINHEVDRCKWFTPQEARENIRPNSLAAEFLNAYLDEVGNKPMEM from the coding sequence ATGATTCAGAAGCATTGCGTTGAATGCGGTACGGCATTGATTGAAAAAGAACTGGAAGAAGAGGGCATTGTGCCTTACTGCCCGAAATGCCAGCAATACCGTTTCCCGATGTACAATGTGGCGGTCAGCATGATTGTTGTGGATGAGGAGACCGGGAAAATTCTGCTCATCCAGCAGTACGGCAAGCCCTCTTATATTCTGGTGGCTGGATATGTGAACCGCGGTGAGGCAGAAGAACACGCCGTGGTGCGGGAAGTCCGGGAAGAAACCGGGTTGGAAGTAGAGCACCTCCGGTTCAACCGTACCAAGTTTTTTGAGCCGTCCAACACGCTGATGTGCAACTTTACGGCTTTCGTCAGAACCGCAAAGGCGCTGCATATCAACCACGAAGTGGACCGCTGCAAGTGGTTCACCCCACAGGAAGCCAGAGAAAACATCCGTCCCAACAGCCTTGCAGCGGAATTTTTG
- a CDS encoding HD domain-containing protein: protein MMTIAQIMEKMIAFSEGNIHDITHLSCVWTYAKTIGELEGLDADTQFILEVAAITHDIACPLCRKKYGNTNGKYQEQEGAPLVREFLADTGMTAEQIDRVAYLVGHHHSPAQINGIDYQILIEADYIVNASESGYDQQAIRTFMEHTMKTAAGIRLTKAVFGV, encoded by the coding sequence ATGATGACCATTGCACAGATCATGGAAAAGATGATCGCCTTTTCCGAAGGGAATATCCATGACATCACGCACCTGAGCTGTGTGTGGACCTATGCCAAAACCATTGGTGAGCTGGAGGGGCTGGACGCAGACACGCAGTTTATTCTGGAGGTGGCGGCCATCACCCACGATATCGCCTGCCCGCTCTGCCGCAAAAAGTACGGCAACACCAATGGTAAATATCAGGAGCAGGAGGGTGCCCCGCTGGTGCGGGAGTTCTTGGCGGATACCGGCATGACAGCAGAACAGATCGACCGTGTGGCCTATCTGGTAGGGCACCACCATAGTCCGGCGCAGATCAACGGCATTGACTATCAGATTCTGATTGAGGCAGATTATATCGTCAATGCGTCCGAAAGCGGGTACGACCAGCAGGCAATCCGAACCTTTATGGAACATACGATGAAAACGGCAGCGGGTATCCGGCTGACGAAAGCAGTGTTTGGAGTGTAA